The Immundisolibacter cernigliae genome has a window encoding:
- a CDS encoding MotA/TolQ/ExbB proton channel family protein: MEQTLGIAHFLSHVDGVGRFLLIILLAMSLATWYLIATRTLSSWRMARQRRQFMVVFQQAHGLDELGDFVRARGAEEPFSHLAAQGLAAAQQYAARTGQRLIESVPPDEFLTRALRRAIEQDTARLEYGQTVLASVASAAPFVGLFGTVWGIYHALLAIGMSGQASLDKVAGPVGEALIMTALGLAVAIPAVLAYNAIARSNRLLLAELDGFAHDLFAFMSTGIRSTPTRREPTPAQPAAPVSRLIEESA, from the coding sequence ATGGAGCAAACGCTCGGCATTGCCCACTTTCTGTCGCACGTCGACGGCGTCGGCCGGTTCTTGCTGATCATCCTGCTGGCGATGTCGCTAGCCACCTGGTACCTGATCGCGACCAGGACCCTGTCCAGCTGGCGCATGGCGCGTCAGCGCCGGCAGTTCATGGTCGTATTCCAGCAGGCCCATGGGCTCGATGAACTGGGTGACTTTGTGCGGGCGCGGGGTGCCGAAGAGCCGTTCTCGCACCTAGCCGCCCAGGGCCTGGCGGCGGCGCAGCAGTACGCCGCACGCACCGGCCAGCGGTTGATCGAATCCGTGCCGCCCGACGAGTTCCTGACGCGTGCCCTGCGCCGCGCCATCGAGCAGGACACCGCCCGTCTGGAGTACGGCCAGACGGTGCTGGCTTCGGTGGCCTCGGCAGCACCCTTCGTCGGCCTGTTCGGCACCGTATGGGGCATTTACCACGCCCTGCTGGCGATCGGCATGAGCGGCCAGGCCAGCCTCGACAAGGTGGCCGGCCCGGTCGGCGAGGCGCTGATCATGACCGCACTCGGTCTTGCCGTCGCCATTCCGGCGGTGCTGGCCTACAACGCCATTGCCCGCAGCAACCGCCTGTTGCTGGCCGAACTCGACGGCTTCGCGCACGACCTGTTCGCCTTCATGTCGACCGGCATCCGCTCCACTCCGACACGCCGGGAGCCGACCCCGGCACAGCCTGCGGCGCCGGTGAGCCGATTGATCGAGGAGTCCGCCTGA
- a CDS encoding ExbD/TolR family protein, whose translation MAFGGFGDQGRQRPTAEINMIPLIDVMLVLLVIFIVTAPLLTHAVRVDLPQASSAPAPADPQAIDVSIDAQGQTFWNAEPVTEEELAARLAAAAQHQPQPELRLRADGAVAYRKVALVMAAAASAGLERIGFVTTPKRETP comes from the coding sequence ATGGCCTTCGGTGGCTTCGGCGACCAGGGCCGGCAACGGCCGACGGCGGAAATCAACATGATTCCGCTGATCGACGTGATGCTCGTGCTGCTGGTGATCTTCATCGTCACCGCACCGCTGCTCACCCACGCCGTGCGCGTGGACCTGCCGCAGGCCAGCAGTGCGCCGGCGCCGGCCGATCCGCAGGCGATCGACGTCAGCATCGACGCCCAGGGCCAGACCTTCTGGAACGCCGAACCGGTGACTGAAGAGGAGCTCGCCGCCCGCCTGGCCGCCGCCGCGCAACACCAGCCGCAGCCGGAGTTGCGCCTACGCGCCGACGGCGCCGTGGCCTATCGCAAGGTAGCGCTGGTGATGGCCGCCGCCGCCAGCGCTGGACTCGAGCGCATCGGTTTTGTCACGACCCCCAAGAGGGAAACGCCATGA
- a CDS encoding TonB-dependent receptor has product MQCAKPHRTTPAATPIHASRNALPLGALVTGMLLAPIGALAANETTLPQITVQDDRLDDTPEGYQGGTTRVGKTDQLAKDVPQAVTIVSQQLIEETNANTLKEALRHVSGLTFNAGEGGRIGDNMMLRGFYSFGDLYLDGIRDVAQYNRETFNLEQVDVLRGSAAMLFGRGQAGGVINQASKQPLAENRNEVALTGGTDTYRRGTADINYVLGQHVATRINIMKTDAGSTRDHVESEREGVAPSIAFGLGTDHRLTLAHYYLKTDNTPDYGVPYFELRPLDVPKDRFYGTTDDYERNRTNISTATYEFSITPDGRLRSVLRHADYTRDLWGVAPRLAAGATSASIANGTAIVNRNRQARGGEEKTWTSQTDFTTKFSTGRFEHEALIGLELLDEEAGRWSYNAIAGSVAPPTTVGNPDASPLLPASYGNRVKNGVVTYEGFTWAPYVQDMVQIMPGWKLFAGARWDDLDADYSTGAQVEYGEWSYRAGVSHQPTDFQHYYFAWSDSFNPTSDLYQFTPTTAVFPAERSRTLELGAKWELLEGDLSLRAAVYRTEKAWERNTDIETAANNPLLTRERHTSGFELEGAGRLSERWELFAGLALMSPRIDEARPGGNPNVEGVRPRNAPNYTYNLWTTYKLDHGWKIGGGVEAKGERLAYGIGGGSASITPNKVPSYQRWDAMVAYEQRRYEIRLNVLNAFDKRYYESVYENGGHVVPGTGRAVQLVTELKF; this is encoded by the coding sequence ATGCAATGCGCGAAACCCCACCGGACCACGCCGGCTGCAACCCCGATTCACGCCTCAAGAAATGCCCTGCCACTGGGCGCCCTGGTCACCGGCATGCTGCTGGCGCCGATCGGGGCTCTGGCCGCGAACGAGACCACCTTGCCGCAGATCACCGTCCAGGACGACCGCCTCGACGACACGCCCGAGGGCTACCAGGGCGGCACGACCCGCGTCGGTAAGACCGATCAGCTGGCCAAGGACGTGCCGCAGGCGGTGACCATCGTGTCGCAGCAACTGATCGAGGAAACCAACGCCAATACGTTGAAAGAAGCCCTGCGCCACGTCAGCGGCCTGACCTTCAACGCCGGCGAGGGCGGCCGCATTGGCGACAACATGATGCTGCGCGGCTTCTATTCCTTCGGTGACCTGTACCTGGACGGCATCCGCGACGTGGCCCAGTACAACCGCGAGACCTTCAACCTGGAACAGGTGGACGTGCTGCGCGGCTCGGCGGCCATGCTGTTCGGCCGCGGCCAGGCCGGCGGCGTCATCAACCAAGCCAGCAAACAGCCGCTGGCGGAAAACCGCAACGAGGTAGCGCTGACCGGTGGCACCGACACCTATCGGCGTGGCACGGCGGACATCAACTACGTGCTCGGTCAGCATGTGGCCACGCGGATCAACATCATGAAGACCGACGCCGGCAGCACCCGCGATCACGTCGAATCGGAACGCGAGGGCGTGGCGCCGAGCATCGCCTTCGGCCTGGGCACCGACCACCGCCTGACGCTCGCGCACTACTACCTCAAGACCGACAACACGCCGGACTACGGCGTGCCGTATTTTGAGTTGCGTCCGCTGGACGTACCCAAGGACCGCTTCTACGGCACCACCGACGACTACGAGCGCAACCGCACCAACATCAGCACGGCGACTTACGAATTCAGCATCACGCCCGACGGCAGACTGCGCTCGGTGCTGCGACATGCCGACTACACGCGCGACCTGTGGGGCGTGGCACCGCGTTTGGCCGCCGGTGCCACGTCTGCAAGCATTGCCAACGGCACCGCCATCGTGAACCGCAACCGGCAGGCGCGTGGCGGCGAGGAGAAAACCTGGACCAGCCAGACCGACTTCACGACCAAGTTCTCCACCGGCCGTTTCGAGCATGAGGCCCTGATTGGCCTTGAGTTGCTGGACGAGGAAGCGGGGCGCTGGTCGTACAACGCGATAGCCGGCTCGGTAGCGCCCCCAACCACGGTCGGCAACCCGGACGCCTCGCCGCTGTTGCCGGCCAGCTACGGCAACCGGGTCAAGAACGGTGTCGTCACCTACGAGGGCTTCACCTGGGCGCCCTACGTGCAGGATATGGTGCAGATAATGCCCGGCTGGAAGCTGTTTGCCGGCGCCCGCTGGGATGACCTGGACGCCGACTACAGCACCGGCGCCCAAGTCGAATACGGCGAATGGAGCTACCGGGCCGGCGTTTCGCACCAACCGACCGACTTCCAGCATTACTACTTCGCCTGGAGCGATTCGTTCAATCCGACCTCGGACCTGTATCAGTTCACGCCCACCACCGCGGTGTTCCCGGCCGAGCGCAGCCGCACCCTGGAGCTGGGCGCCAAGTGGGAGTTGCTCGAGGGCGATTTGTCGTTGCGGGCCGCGGTCTACCGTACCGAGAAGGCGTGGGAGCGCAACACTGATATCGAAACCGCCGCCAACAACCCGTTGCTGACCCGGGAGCGTCACACCAGCGGCTTCGAGCTGGAGGGCGCCGGCAGGCTGAGCGAGCGCTGGGAGCTGTTCGCCGGGCTGGCGCTGATGAGTCCGCGCATCGACGAGGCCCGTCCGGGCGGCAACCCCAACGTCGAGGGCGTGCGGCCACGTAACGCGCCCAACTACACCTACAACCTGTGGACGACCTACAAGCTCGACCACGGCTGGAAGATCGGCGGCGGCGTCGAGGCCAAGGGCGAACGTCTCGCCTACGGCATCGGCGGTGGCAGCGCGTCGATCACGCCCAACAAGGTGCCGTCGTACCAGCGCTGGGATGCCATGGTCGCCTACGAGCAGCGGCGCTACGAAATCCGGCTGAACGTACTGAACGCCTTCGACAAGCGGTACTACGAGTCAGTCTACGAGAACGGCGGGCATGTGGTGCCCGGCACCGGTCGGGCCGTACAGCTGGTAACGGAACTGAAGTTCTGA
- a CDS encoding Fe2+-dependent dioxygenase has translation MLLTVPQVLDRETVLECRRLVTEADWVDGRDTAGTQSSQVKNNRQLPEDAPAATSARALVLQALSTNALFFTAALPKRIYPPLFNRYEGANNAFGSHIDNAIRTHPASARHVRCDLSATLFLSDPDSYDGGELVIEDSFGSQRVKLSAGDLVLYPASSVHRVEPVTRGARLACFMWIESMVRETERRRLLYELDMAILALRTDTDDSPAVVRLTGCYHNLLRMWAEV, from the coding sequence GTGCTGCTGACAGTCCCACAGGTGCTGGATCGTGAAACAGTCCTGGAATGCCGGCGGCTGGTGACCGAAGCCGACTGGGTGGACGGGCGCGACACTGCCGGCACCCAGTCGAGCCAGGTCAAGAACAATCGGCAACTGCCGGAAGATGCGCCTGCCGCGACAAGCGCCCGCGCCCTGGTGCTGCAGGCATTGAGCACGAACGCGCTGTTTTTCACCGCCGCGCTGCCCAAGCGCATCTACCCGCCGCTGTTCAACCGCTACGAGGGCGCCAACAACGCCTTCGGCAGTCACATCGACAATGCCATCCGCACCCATCCGGCCAGCGCCCGCCACGTGCGCTGCGACCTGTCTGCCACGCTGTTTCTGTCGGACCCGGACAGCTACGACGGCGGCGAGCTGGTAATCGAGGACAGCTTCGGCAGCCAGCGGGTCAAGCTGTCAGCAGGTGACCTGGTGCTGTATCCGGCCTCGAGCGTGCATCGCGTCGAGCCGGTCACCCGCGGCGCCCGCCTGGCGTGCTTCATGTGGATCGAGAGCATGGTGCGCGAGACCGAGCGTCGCCGCCTGCTGTACGAGCTCGACATGGCCATCCTGGCCCTGCGCACCGACACCGACGACAGTCCGGCCGTGGTGCGCCTGACCGGGTGTTACCACAACCTGCTGCGCATGTGGGCCGAGGTCTGA
- the hslU gene encoding ATP-dependent protease ATPase subunit HslU: MTPREIVQELDKHIIGQDAAKRAVAIALRNRWRRQQVAEPLRHEITPKNILMIGPTGVGKTEIARRLARLAGAPFLKIEATKFTEVGYVGRDVESIIRDLMDVAVKQTREQELARVRHRAEDAAEERVLDLLLPGSRSEDAWAAQDSSADTRQKLRKRLREGQLNDKQVEIEVSLPQVGVEIMAPPGMEELTQQLQGMFQNMGGRRTRRRQVRVDEALRLLTDEEAAKFVNDDDIKRSAVANAEQNGIVFIDEIDKITQRGGGQGGGSGGEVSREGVQRDLLPLIEGSTVTTKHGQVRTDHILFIASGAFHLSKPSDLIPELQGRLPIRVELESLRVEDFVRILTDTDAALTEQATALLATEGVRLQFEPDGVQRLAQIAFEVNERTENIGARRLHTVMERLLEDLSFAAPDRGGQQVTVDAAYVDQRLKDLAGNQDLSRYIL; the protein is encoded by the coding sequence ATGACCCCACGCGAAATCGTCCAGGAACTCGACAAGCACATCATCGGCCAGGACGCCGCCAAGCGTGCCGTGGCGATTGCCCTGCGCAACCGCTGGCGCCGTCAGCAGGTGGCCGAGCCGCTGCGGCACGAGATCACGCCCAAGAACATCCTGATGATCGGCCCGACCGGCGTCGGCAAGACCGAGATCGCGCGCCGCCTGGCGCGCCTCGCCGGGGCGCCGTTCCTGAAAATCGAGGCAACCAAGTTCACCGAGGTCGGCTACGTCGGGCGTGACGTGGAGTCCATCATCCGCGACCTGATGGACGTGGCCGTCAAGCAGACCCGCGAACAGGAACTGGCCAGGGTGCGCCACCGCGCCGAAGACGCCGCCGAGGAGCGCGTGCTGGACCTGCTGCTGCCCGGTTCGCGCAGCGAGGACGCCTGGGCTGCGCAGGACAGCAGCGCCGACACGCGCCAGAAACTGCGCAAGCGCCTGCGCGAAGGGCAACTGAACGACAAGCAGGTCGAGATCGAAGTCAGCCTGCCGCAGGTCGGCGTCGAGATCATGGCCCCGCCGGGCATGGAGGAACTGACCCAGCAGTTGCAGGGCATGTTCCAGAACATGGGCGGGCGGCGCACGCGCCGGCGTCAGGTGCGGGTGGACGAGGCGCTGCGCCTGCTGACCGACGAGGAAGCCGCCAAGTTCGTCAATGACGACGACATCAAGCGCAGCGCCGTCGCCAATGCCGAGCAGAACGGCATCGTGTTCATCGACGAGATCGACAAGATCACCCAGCGCGGCGGCGGCCAAGGTGGCGGCAGCGGGGGGGAGGTGTCGCGCGAGGGCGTGCAGCGCGATTTGCTGCCGCTGATCGAGGGCAGCACCGTCACCACCAAGCACGGCCAGGTGCGCACGGACCACATCCTGTTCATCGCGTCCGGCGCGTTTCACCTGAGCAAGCCCTCGGACCTGATTCCGGAGCTGCAGGGCCGGCTGCCGATCCGCGTCGAGCTCGAATCGCTGCGGGTCGAGGATTTCGTGCGCATCCTGACCGACACCGACGCGGCGCTCACCGAGCAGGCCACGGCGCTGCTGGCCACCGAAGGCGTCAGGCTGCAATTCGAACCGGACGGTGTGCAGCGGCTGGCGCAGATCGCGTTCGAGGTCAACGAGCGTACCGAGAACATCGGCGCCCGCCGCCTGCACACGGTCATGGAGCGGTTGCTGGAGGACCTGTCCTTTGCGGCGCCCGACCGCGGCGGCCAGCAGGTGACGGTGGATGCCGCCTACGTCGACCAGCGCCTGAAGGATCTGGCCGGCAATCAGGACCTGAGCCGCTACATTCTTTAA
- the hslV gene encoding ATP-dependent protease subunit HslV, whose amino-acid sequence MEAFHGTTILSVRRNGRVVLGGDGQVTLGNMVMKRGARKVRRLHHGRVLAGFAGATADAFTLFELFDAKLEKHSGQLARAAVELAKDWRTDRLLRRLEAMLAVADAESSLIISGNGDVLEPEDGLMAIGSGGAFAQSAARALLDHSQLDARQIVEAALGIAADICIYTNREFTFEELGA is encoded by the coding sequence ATGGAAGCCTTTCACGGCACGACCATCCTGTCCGTCCGGCGCAATGGCCGGGTGGTGCTGGGCGGCGACGGCCAGGTCACGCTGGGCAACATGGTCATGAAGCGCGGCGCGCGCAAGGTGCGCCGCCTGCACCACGGCAGGGTGCTGGCCGGCTTTGCCGGCGCCACGGCGGATGCCTTCACATTGTTCGAGCTGTTCGACGCCAAGCTGGAAAAACACTCCGGCCAGCTCGCCCGCGCGGCCGTGGAGCTGGCCAAGGACTGGCGCACCGACCGCCTGCTGCGGCGACTGGAAGCCATGCTGGCGGTGGCCGACGCGGAAAGCTCGCTCATCATCTCCGGCAACGGCGACGTGCTGGAGCCCGAGGATGGCCTGATGGCCATTGGCTCCGGTGGCGCCTTTGCCCAGTCCGCGGCGCGCGCGCTGCTGGATCACTCGCAGCTCGATGCGCGGCAGATCGTCGAGGCGGCGCTGGGCATCGCTGCCGACATCTGCATCTACACCAACCGCGAATTCACCTTTGAGGAACTGGGCGCCTGA
- a CDS encoding aminotransferase class V-fold PLP-dependent enzyme produces the protein MNLAAEFNLAPDLIYLNHAAVAPWPRRTADAVACFAAENARDGARHYPRWLQVERRLRERLARLIGAQAPDVALLKNTSEAISVVAFGFPWQAGDNLVLAAEEFPSNRIAWQALARLGVQCRVAQLTGARDPEQTLLDLIDNRTRLLTVSSVQYGNGLRMDLERLGAACRRRGVALCVDAIQSLGALAFDVEAVQADFVMADGHKWMLGPEGLALLWVRPQWRERLTLYQYGWHMTRQAGDFDATEWQPADDARRFECGSPNLLGAHGLEASLSLLEEYGMPGVQADLLERSAHLIERISAAPGLELLGDPRVERRSGIVTFRHRGIDNAALHRRLSEAGVVCAPRGGGVRFSPHFHTPLQQLDAALAVVPD, from the coding sequence ATGAACCTTGCTGCCGAATTCAACCTCGCTCCCGACCTGATCTACCTGAACCACGCCGCGGTCGCGCCGTGGCCGCGGCGCACGGCCGATGCGGTGGCGTGCTTTGCGGCCGAGAATGCCCGCGATGGGGCGCGCCACTATCCACGCTGGTTGCAGGTCGAGCGGCGGCTGCGCGAGCGCCTGGCGCGGCTGATCGGTGCGCAGGCGCCGGACGTTGCGCTGCTGAAGAACACCTCCGAGGCGATCTCGGTGGTGGCCTTCGGCTTTCCCTGGCAGGCCGGCGACAACCTGGTGCTGGCGGCCGAGGAGTTCCCGTCGAATCGGATTGCCTGGCAGGCGCTGGCGCGGCTTGGCGTGCAGTGCCGGGTGGCGCAGTTGACCGGCGCCAGGGATCCCGAGCAGACCTTGCTGGACCTGATCGACAACCGCACGCGCCTGCTCACGGTGTCGTCCGTGCAGTACGGCAACGGCCTGCGCATGGACCTGGAGCGCCTGGGCGCGGCCTGCCGCAGGCGCGGCGTGGCGCTGTGCGTGGACGCCATCCAGAGCCTGGGTGCGCTGGCCTTCGACGTCGAAGCAGTCCAGGCCGACTTCGTGATGGCGGACGGTCACAAGTGGATGCTGGGGCCGGAGGGCCTGGCGCTGCTGTGGGTCCGCCCGCAGTGGCGCGAGCGCCTGACGCTGTACCAGTACGGCTGGCACATGACGCGCCAGGCCGGCGATTTCGACGCGACCGAATGGCAGCCAGCCGACGACGCGCGGCGCTTCGAGTGCGGCAGCCCGAACCTGCTGGGCGCCCACGGCCTGGAGGCCAGCCTGTCTTTGCTTGAGGAATACGGCATGCCAGGCGTGCAGGCAGACCTGCTGGAACGCAGTGCTCATCTGATCGAACGCATCAGCGCCGCGCCCGGCCTGGAGCTGCTCGGTGACCCGCGCGTCGAGCGTCGCAGCGGCATCGTCACCTTTCGCCATCGCGGCATCGACAACGCGGCGCTGCACCGCCGCTTGAGTGAAGCGGGCGTGGTATGCGCGCCGCGTGGCGGTGGGGTGCGCTTCTCGCCGCACTTCCACACGCCGCTGCAGCAACTCGACGCGGCGCTGGCGGTCGTACCAGACTGA
- a CDS encoding MFS transporter: protein MTETSRSLQAQLDAQPFRRLQWQVVGLCWLVNILDGFDLLAISFAAPTLAKAWQLDPRTLGIVFSSGLLGMTVGSLLLGPAADRIGRRRMIILATAVLGLSTLATAAVTSVLPLILLRGVTGVAIGALLPSLNTLVAEYTPDRRRNLAISFMHLGYPVGGIAGGFLASRLIPSAGWEAVFVVGGLFTLATLPVLLLGLPESLHYLLRQDRPRSRAAADKLAARLGIDLAAAGAQADALGTSSVREVLRGRWLAPGLALWGCFFLGNLTLYFLLNWTPTVLVEAGLPGEQAIRAGMMLNLGGGLGMLYLGHMSARWSIYTMMSAFFALGGLLIMALGQAGKATDLLFALTILAGFFSLGGLIGLYSLAARLYPASSRATGIGLAIGAGRFGAILGPYLGGVLISLGWPMGRYFALLALPLMAVAALLWRVRAPPGA, encoded by the coding sequence ATGACCGAAACTTCCCGGTCGCTGCAGGCGCAGCTCGACGCACAGCCGTTCAGACGCCTGCAGTGGCAGGTCGTGGGCCTGTGCTGGCTGGTCAACATCCTGGACGGCTTCGACCTGCTGGCCATTTCCTTTGCCGCCCCGACGCTCGCCAAGGCGTGGCAGCTGGACCCGCGCACGCTGGGCATCGTGTTCAGCAGCGGCCTGCTGGGCATGACCGTCGGCTCGCTGCTGCTGGGACCGGCCGCGGATCGCATCGGCCGCCGGCGGATGATCATCCTGGCGACCGCCGTGCTGGGTCTGAGCACGCTGGCCACCGCCGCTGTCACCAGCGTGCTGCCCTTGATCCTGCTGCGCGGCGTCACCGGGGTGGCCATCGGCGCCCTGCTGCCGAGCCTCAACACGCTGGTGGCGGAATACACGCCGGATCGGCGCAGAAACCTGGCCATCAGCTTCATGCACCTGGGCTACCCGGTCGGCGGCATCGCCGGTGGCTTTCTGGCCAGCCGGCTCATTCCTTCCGCCGGCTGGGAGGCGGTGTTCGTCGTCGGCGGCCTGTTCACCCTGGCGACGCTGCCCGTGCTGCTGCTGGGCCTGCCCGAGTCGCTGCACTACCTGCTCAGGCAGGATCGACCCCGGTCGCGGGCCGCCGCCGACAAACTGGCCGCCAGGCTGGGCATCGACCTTGCCGCTGCCGGCGCCCAAGCGGATGCGCTCGGCACATCGAGCGTGCGCGAGGTGCTGCGCGGCCGCTGGCTGGCGCCCGGGCTGGCGCTGTGGGGCTGCTTTTTTCTGGGCAACCTGACGCTGTATTTCCTGCTCAACTGGACCCCGACCGTACTGGTCGAAGCCGGACTGCCGGGCGAGCAGGCCATTCGCGCGGGAATGATGCTGAATCTGGGCGGTGGCCTTGGCATGCTGTACTTGGGCCACATGTCCGCGCGCTGGTCGATCTACACCATGATGAGCGCCTTTTTTGCGCTCGGCGGACTGCTCATCATGGCCCTGGGTCAGGCCGGCAAGGCCACCGACCTGCTGTTCGCGCTCACCATCCTGGCCGGCTTTTTCTCACTGGGCGGCCTGATCGGCCTGTATTCCCTGGCCGCGCGCCTGTATCCGGCGTCGAGCCGCGCCACCGGGATTGGACTCGCCATCGGCGCCGGGCGCTTTGGCGCCATCCTCGGCCCGTACCTGGGTGGCGTCCTGATCAGCCTGGGCTGGCCGATGGGCCGCTACTTCGCGCTGCTGGCGCTGCCGCTGATGGCAGTGGCGGCATTGCTATGGCGCGTGCGAGCGCCGCCCGGCGCCTGA
- a CDS encoding electron transfer flavoprotein subunit alpha/FixB family protein, with protein sequence MAKVLLIAEHDGTKLNAGTAKVLACCADLGAEGVDVLVSGADGAGLDGVCAQAAALAGVSRVLRNADARNAAPLAAILAPQIADLAAGYGYVLGPSTTFGKDLLPRVAALLGAPALSDIMKVLGPRSFERPIYAGNAILTVSVPDGAPVVGTVRVASYKAVGEQAPAPVEAVSSSAELPGHTRFVELRAGSRDRPDLQSANKVVSGGRGVGSSENFRLIFELADKLGAAAGASRAAVDAGFVPNDMQVGQTGKVVAPELYIAVGISGAIQHLAGIKDAGTIVAVNKDADAPIFEVADIGLVADLFEAVPALVKALP encoded by the coding sequence ATGGCCAAGGTATTGCTGATTGCCGAACACGACGGCACCAAACTGAACGCCGGCACTGCCAAGGTGCTGGCCTGCTGCGCGGATCTGGGCGCCGAAGGCGTCGACGTGCTGGTGTCCGGCGCCGATGGCGCCGGGCTGGACGGCGTGTGCGCGCAGGCGGCGGCGCTGGCCGGCGTGAGCCGGGTGCTCAGGAACGCCGATGCCCGCAACGCCGCGCCGCTGGCGGCGATCCTGGCGCCGCAAATCGCCGATCTGGCGGCCGGTTACGGCTACGTGCTGGGGCCATCCACCACCTTTGGCAAGGATCTGCTGCCACGCGTGGCGGCGCTGCTGGGCGCCCCGGCGCTGTCCGACATCATGAAGGTGCTCGGCCCGCGCAGCTTCGAGCGGCCCATCTATGCCGGCAACGCCATCCTGACCGTGAGCGTGCCGGACGGCGCGCCGGTGGTCGGCACTGTGCGCGTGGCCTCCTACAAGGCGGTCGGTGAGCAGGCGCCGGCGCCGGTAGAGGCCGTCAGCAGCAGCGCCGAGCTGCCCGGCCATACCCGCTTCGTCGAGCTGCGTGCCGGCTCCAGGGACCGACCGGACCTGCAATCCGCCAACAAGGTGGTGTCCGGTGGCCGCGGCGTTGGCAGCAGCGAGAACTTCCGGCTCATCTTCGAGCTGGCCGACAAGCTGGGCGCCGCGGCCGGTGCCTCGCGCGCAGCAGTCGACGCCGGCTTCGTGCCCAACGACATGCAGGTCGGCCAGACCGGCAAGGTGGTGGCGCCGGAGCTGTACATCGCGGTCGGCATCTCGGGCGCCATACAGCACCTGGCCGGCATCAAGGACGCCGGCACCATCGTCGCCGTCAACAAGGATGCCGACGCGCCGATCTTCGAGGTGGCCGACATCGGCCTGGTGGCTGACCTGTTCGAGGCCGTACCGGCGCTGGTCAAGGCGCTGCCCTAA
- a CDS encoding electron transfer flavoprotein subunit beta/FixA family protein encodes MKVLVGVKRVVDYNVRIRVKPDGSGVLTDGVKMSMNPFDEIAVEEAIRLRERGHATELVAVSIGPLAVQEQLRTALAMGMDRAIHVESATALQPLEAAQVFCALAQQEQADIVLLGKQAIDDDSGQTGQMTAALWGRPQATYASVIEINGSTARVTREVDAGLEVIEVDLPAVFTSDLRLNEPRYVKLPEMMKAKKKPMDVKPAAELLGSNVPRLELGTVRPPPARGAGIKVKTVEELVTELQGRGLI; translated from the coding sequence ATGAAAGTCCTGGTGGGCGTCAAGCGCGTGGTCGACTACAACGTCCGCATCCGCGTCAAACCCGACGGCAGCGGTGTGCTCACCGACGGCGTCAAGATGAGCATGAATCCCTTCGACGAAATCGCCGTCGAGGAGGCCATCCGCCTGCGCGAGCGCGGCCATGCCACCGAGCTGGTCGCCGTCAGCATCGGCCCGCTGGCGGTGCAGGAACAGCTGCGCACGGCGCTGGCCATGGGCATGGACCGCGCCATCCACGTGGAATCGGCCACCGCCCTGCAGCCGCTGGAAGCCGCGCAAGTGTTCTGCGCCCTGGCGCAGCAGGAGCAGGCCGACATCGTGCTGCTGGGCAAGCAGGCCATCGACGACGACTCGGGTCAGACCGGGCAGATGACGGCCGCCCTGTGGGGCCGGCCGCAGGCGACCTACGCTTCGGTGATTGAGATCAACGGCAGCACCGCCCGGGTGACGCGCGAGGTGGACGCGGGCCTCGAAGTCATCGAGGTCGACCTGCCGGCCGTGTTCACCAGCGACCTGCGCCTGAACGAGCCGCGCTACGTCAAGCTGCCGGAAATGATGAAGGCCAAGAAGAAGCCGATGGACGTCAAGCCTGCCGCCGAACTGCTGGGCAGCAACGTGCCACGCCTGGAACTGGGCACCGTGCGGCCACCACCGGCGCGCGGTGCCGGCATCAAGGTCAAGACGGTTGAAGAACTGGTAACGGAATTGCAGGGGCGGGGGCTGATCTGA